A single Triticum dicoccoides isolate Atlit2015 ecotype Zavitan chromosome 2A, WEW_v2.0, whole genome shotgun sequence DNA region contains:
- the LOC119353554 gene encoding probable galacturonosyltransferase-like 4: MASSWALLAAVLLATHGVAAVSGARAAADATRLPSSGPGFREAPAFRNGDGCPPRGAGERVHIAMTLDANYLRGTVAAVFSILQHTACPEDVSFHFLAARRRDADAVRATFPYLDPSVHLFDPARVSGRISRSVRHALDQPLNYARIYLADTLPRSVRRVIYLDSDVVVVDDVRKLWSVDLDAGGGHVVAAPEYCHTNFTKYFTDAFWSDPRLSATFRQGPHRRRRPCYFNTGVMVIDVARWRAGGYSRRVEEWMAVQKEEKRIYSLGSLPPFLLVLAGEIMPVDHRWNQHGLGGDNAEGRCRSLHPGPISLLHWSGKGKPWLRLDTRKPCTVDYLWEPYDLYKAAATTAIEE, encoded by the coding sequence ATGGCGTCGTCGTGGGCGCTTCTGGCAGCGGTGCTGCTGGCGACCCACGGCGTGGCGGCGGTGTCTGGcgcccgggcggcggcggacgctacACGGCTGCCGTCGTCGGGGCCGGGGTTCAGGGAGGCGCCCGCGTTCCGGAACGGCGACGGGTGCCCGCCGCGGGGGGCGGGGGAGCGCGTGCACATCGCCATGACGCTGGACGCCAACTACCTCCGCGGCACCGTCGCGGCCGTCTTCTCCATCCTGCAGCACACGGCGTGCCCGGAGGACGTGTCGTTCCACTtcctggcggcgcggcggcgggacgCCGACGCCGTGCGCGCCACGTTCCCGTACCTGGACCCCAGCGTGCACCTCTTCGACCCGGCCCGCGTCAGCGGCCGCATCTCCCGCTCCGTGCGCCACGCGCTGGACCAGCCGCTCAACTACGCGCGCATCTACCTCGCCGACACGCTGCCCCGGTCCGTGCGCCGCGTCATCTACCTCGACTCCGACGTGGTGGTCGTGGACGACGTGCGCAAGCTCTGGTCCGTGGACCTCGACGCCGGCGGCGGCCACGTGGTGGCGGCGCCCGAGTACTGCCACACCAACTTCACCAAGTACTTCACCGACGCCTTCTGGTCGGACCCGCGGCTCAGCGCCACGTTCCGGCAGGGCCCGCACCGGCGCCGGCGGCCGTGCTACTTCAACACGGGCGTGATGGTGATcgacgtggcgcggtggcgcgcggggGGGTACTCGAGGCGGGTGGAGGAGTGGATGGCGGTGCAGAAGGAGGAGAAGCGGATCTACAGCCTGGGGTCGCTGCCGCCGTTCCTGCTGGTGCTCGCCGGCGAGATCATGCCGGTGGACCACCGGTGGAACCAGCACGGGCTCGGCGGGGACAACGCGGAGGGGAGGTGCCGGAGCCTCCacccgggccccatcagcctgctgcACTGGAGCGGGAAGGGCAAGCCGTGGCTGCGGCTCGACACCCGGAAGCCGTGCACCGTCGACTACCTCTGGGAGCCATACGACCTCTACaaggccgccgccaccaccgcgatcgaggagtga